In bacterium, a genomic segment contains:
- a CDS encoding MlaD family protein, whose protein sequence is MASKKEIAWAELKVGVLIIIALAILSALVILVLGVESPFAKRYTLYTYLPNIGGLRPDSQVMLEGVAAGSVEEYEFESSDLEKGVRIKMRVLKKYQNRIRTDSIAKLRSLGLLGDKYIEISQGTPNGRVLEEGEVITGAPPLDLDEMIARGTHTFDNLSSTVDNIKALTQGILEGEGTVGKLMRDDSLYKNVNEVARTLHEGKGTVAHLINDATLYRELSATAANLRKVSARIEKGEGTAGKLISDKEMGDSLQSSIKKLEGVLAKMEKGEGTLGKLSSDPALYNNLNKVTANLGPITEKIAKGEGTVGKLLRDKELYDNLNKLSSEAALLIKEVRKDPKKYLRIKFSIF, encoded by the coding sequence ATGGCATCCAAAAAAGAAATCGCATGGGCTGAGCTGAAGGTGGGCGTTCTCATCATCATAGCGTTGGCAATTCTCTCCGCGCTTGTAATTCTTGTTCTTGGTGTCGAATCTCCCTTTGCAAAGCGGTATACGCTGTACACTTACTTGCCCAACATAGGCGGTCTGCGTCCGGATTCACAAGTCATGCTCGAAGGTGTGGCGGCAGGTAGCGTAGAAGAATACGAATTTGAATCCTCCGATCTTGAAAAAGGTGTCCGTATCAAGATGCGCGTATTGAAAAAATACCAGAATCGAATTCGAACGGATTCGATCGCTAAATTGAGAAGCCTTGGATTGCTCGGTGATAAATACATAGAAATCTCACAAGGGACACCGAACGGCCGCGTTCTGGAAGAGGGGGAAGTCATCACAGGTGCGCCGCCTCTGGATCTGGATGAAATGATCGCAAGAGGAACTCATACATTCGATAACTTGAGCAGCACGGTGGATAACATCAAAGCGCTGACTCAGGGAATCCTGGAAGGAGAAGGCACAGTCGGGAAGTTAATGCGCGACGATTCCCTTTACAAAAACGTCAATGAAGTAGCGCGAACTTTGCATGAAGGAAAAGGGACCGTGGCTCATCTGATTAACGACGCAACTTTGTACAGGGAACTCAGCGCCACTGCAGCCAATCTCCGTAAAGTTAGCGCGCGGATCGAGAAAGGGGAGGGTACTGCGGGCAAGCTGATCAGTGACAAAGAAATGGGCGATTCATTGCAATCGAGCATTAAGAAATTGGAAGGAGTGCTTGCGAAAATGGAAAAAGGCGAGGGTACGCTGGGCAAACTCTCCAGTGATCCTGCTCTCTATAACAATCTCAACAAAGTGACCGCAAATCTGGGTCCCATAACTGAGAAAATTGCGAAGGGCGAAGGCACAGTCGGGAAGCTTCTTCGCGACAAAGAACTTTACGACAACCTGAATAAGCTGAGTTCCGAAGCGGCTTTGTTGATCAAAGAAGTTCGGAAGGATCCGAAGAAATATCTACGGATCAAATTCAGCATTTTTTGA
- a CDS encoding UpxY family transcription antiterminator → MNNADLQWYAVYTRSRHEKTVASRLEEKRIEVFLPLRKVLRRWKDRRKEVLMPLFSSYVFVRIPFTQKLSVLQTPGVVQILSEGSKPMPIPEEQIVSIQKLVESGLTYDPYPYLKEGSLVSVVRGPLTGVQGILVEKRKKHLLVLSVDLIQQSAALQVDISDTDVAGM, encoded by the coding sequence ATGAACAACGCTGATCTTCAGTGGTACGCGGTTTATACGAGATCCCGCCATGAAAAAACCGTTGCGTCGAGGTTGGAAGAGAAACGGATCGAAGTATTCTTACCACTTCGAAAAGTTTTGAGACGCTGGAAAGATCGCCGCAAAGAGGTTCTCATGCCTCTCTTCAGCAGCTACGTATTTGTTCGGATCCCCTTTACGCAAAAACTTTCTGTTCTACAAACGCCTGGGGTGGTGCAGATCCTCAGTGAAGGAAGCAAACCGATGCCGATCCCTGAAGAACAAATTGTGTCGATTCAAAAGCTCGTGGAAAGCGGTTTGACCTACGATCCCTATCCCTATTTGAAGGAAGGCTCTCTTGTGAGCGTGGTTCGTGGACCCCTTACGGGCGTTCAGGGCATTCTCGTGGAAAAACGAAAGAAACATCTTCTGGTTTTGTCTGTGGATCTGATCCAGCAGTCTGCGGCGTTGCAGGTCGATATCAGTGATACGGATGTGGCAGGAATGTAG
- the cysQ gene encoding 3'(2'),5'-bisphosphate nucleotidase CysQ, producing MEEELVSLARKAGKAVREVFEKGTWETTFKSDQSPLTEADRASHRILTEGLSLIAPGVPILSEEAEQISYEIRKDWEYYFLIDPVDGTREFVRKVPEFAINVALIQKGRPIVGIVHSPLEGISYYARRGSGAYRIGENREALPVGREDSDRIRVLLSHTDKTPGLNELMKKLPDPTVARMGSSLKFCAVAEGKADFYPRLKPSMEWDTAAGTILVEESGGIVCELTGERIEYNRQVMLNPPFFVLGKSLFQKMPDWKERLFERGAFQFDANHK from the coding sequence ATGGAAGAAGAGTTAGTATCCCTTGCAAGAAAAGCCGGCAAGGCTGTGCGCGAAGTGTTTGAAAAAGGAACCTGGGAAACCACATTCAAGAGCGATCAGTCTCCATTAACGGAGGCGGATCGTGCCTCCCATCGAATCCTGACCGAAGGTCTTTCACTGATTGCGCCTGGAGTGCCCATCCTTTCTGAGGAAGCAGAACAAATTTCCTATGAGATTAGAAAGGATTGGGAATACTACTTTTTGATTGATCCGGTTGATGGAACGCGGGAGTTTGTTAGAAAAGTCCCGGAGTTTGCGATCAATGTGGCGTTGATTCAGAAAGGCAGACCGATTGTCGGTATCGTCCATTCTCCTTTGGAAGGGATTTCGTATTATGCGAGGAGGGGGAGCGGCGCTTACAGGATCGGTGAAAACAGGGAGGCTCTTCCGGTCGGGCGCGAAGACTCGGACCGCATCCGCGTACTGCTGTCGCACACCGATAAAACTCCGGGTTTGAACGAACTGATGAAAAAGTTACCGGACCCAACTGTTGCAAGAATGGGAAGCAGTCTAAAGTTTTGCGCGGTCGCTGAAGGAAAAGCCGATTTTTATCCACGCCTGAAGCCAAGCATGGAATGGGATACTGCCGCGGGAACGATTCTCGTGGAAGAATCAGGAGGGATCGTGTGCGAATTGACGGGCGAGAGAATCGAGTATAATCGTCAGGTTATGCTCAATCCGCCCTTTTTTGTGCTCGGTAAATCACTGTTTCAGAAAATGCCGGATTGGAAAGAAAGACTATTTGAAAGAGGAGCGTTTCAGTTTGATGCAAATCATAAATAA
- a CDS encoding bifunctional sulfate adenylyltransferase/adenylylsulfate kinase: MQIINKSVLISPYGGKLVDLLVRDQEEKEALKIYAGSLPSIQISPRSFCDIELLATGAFSPLKTFMGEKDYWRVVGEMRLADGTFFPIPITLPVEEFEGLALDKEIALRGPQNEILAILNVEEIYGWDYESEAQNVYGSLDTRHPLISEMNQWGPLNISGSLRVIELPKHYDFLHLRKTPLEVRDRLAMLGFENVVVFQTRNPMHRSHEELTKRAMDLVHGALLIHPTIGVTRPGDVDYYTRVRCIQTLVNHHYDPTRIAFSIFPLAMRLAGPREALWHMIIRRNYGANHFIIGRDHASPGKDSTGKPFYDPYAAQDIGARYQDEIGVKILPFQEFVYLKEERRYEEIDRIPEGSATLSISGTEIRENYLQSGKLLPEWYTRPEVAQILMQTYPPKYEQGFCIWFTGLPCAGKSTIGEILLVKLFEKGRRVTFLDGDVVRTHLSKGLGFDRTGRNANILRIGFVASEIIRHNGVVVCAAVSPYRSTRDQVRAMFPVGNFIEVFVDTPQSLCEERDVKGMYAKARRGEIQGFTGIDDPYEAPVQPEITIKTAEITPFYAANAIIEHLLNLDYIR; encoded by the coding sequence ATGCAAATCATAAATAAATCGGTTTTGATTTCACCTTATGGTGGAAAATTGGTTGACCTGCTCGTGCGGGATCAGGAAGAAAAAGAAGCTTTAAAGATATACGCGGGAAGCTTGCCTTCGATTCAAATTTCGCCGCGTTCTTTTTGTGATATTGAATTGCTGGCGACGGGAGCTTTTTCTCCTTTGAAAACATTCATGGGAGAAAAGGATTACTGGCGTGTTGTGGGCGAAATGAGATTGGCAGATGGGACCTTTTTCCCGATCCCGATCACACTTCCGGTCGAAGAGTTTGAAGGTCTCGCGCTGGACAAAGAGATTGCTTTGCGCGGTCCGCAGAATGAAATCCTTGCGATTCTGAATGTTGAAGAGATTTACGGGTGGGACTATGAAAGCGAAGCGCAAAATGTTTATGGAAGTCTGGATACGCGGCATCCTTTGATTTCTGAAATGAACCAGTGGGGGCCATTGAATATTTCAGGCTCTTTGCGCGTGATCGAACTGCCAAAACATTATGATTTTCTTCATCTTAGAAAAACACCGCTGGAAGTGCGGGACCGGTTGGCCATGTTGGGTTTTGAGAATGTTGTCGTATTTCAAACGCGGAATCCCATGCACCGGAGCCATGAGGAACTTACCAAACGCGCGATGGATCTGGTGCACGGAGCGTTGTTGATCCATCCCACGATCGGAGTAACACGCCCGGGCGATGTGGATTACTACACGCGAGTTCGGTGTATTCAAACGCTGGTGAATCATCATTATGATCCCACACGAATTGCCTTCAGCATATTTCCACTGGCCATGCGCCTGGCAGGCCCCCGCGAAGCGTTGTGGCATATGATCATCCGGCGCAACTACGGAGCAAATCATTTCATTATTGGCCGCGATCATGCGAGCCCGGGAAAGGATTCGACGGGAAAGCCTTTTTATGATCCGTATGCCGCGCAGGATATTGGCGCGCGGTATCAGGATGAAATCGGTGTAAAGATTCTACCGTTTCAGGAATTTGTTTACTTAAAGGAAGAGAGGAGGTATGAGGAAATCGATAGAATCCCGGAAGGAAGCGCAACTTTGAGCATTTCCGGCACAGAGATTCGCGAGAACTATCTCCAAAGCGGTAAATTGTTGCCTGAATGGTATACACGGCCGGAAGTAGCGCAGATTCTGATGCAAACCTATCCGCCCAAATACGAACAGGGCTTCTGCATCTGGTTTACCGGCCTTCCCTGTGCCGGCAAATCAACCATCGGAGAGATTTTGCTGGTGAAATTGTTCGAGAAAGGTAGGCGCGTAACATTCCTGGATGGTGATGTCGTTCGCACTCATCTTTCGAAGGGCCTTGGGTTCGACAGGACCGGGAGGAATGCAAACATTTTGCGCATCGGCTTTGTCGCTTCTGAAATCATCCGCCACAACGGTGTTGTCGTTTGTGCCGCCGTTAGTCCTTACCGTTCTACGAGAGATCAAGTGCGCGCCATGTTTCCGGTTGGAAATTTCATCGAAGTGTTTGTCGATACTCCCCAGTCTTTATGCGAAGAGCGTGATGTGAAGGGAATGTACGCAAAGGCCAGGAGAGGCGAGATTCAGGGATTTACAGGGATTGACGATCCTTATGAAGCCCCGGTTCAACCGGAAATCACGATTAAAACGGCAGAAATTACTCCATTCTATGCAGCAAATGCTATCATCGAACATTTGCTCAACTTAGACTACATACGCTAA
- a CDS encoding pyrimidine 5'-nucleotidase, protein MIPVILFDLDNTLYTEECGIFDLIDQRMDEWLITRLQVPQSEVSDFRRKYFLRYGTTLRGLMLHHQVEPMDFLRFVHDVPVKDFLSIDLDLRRTLEEIVSRKIIFTNSDEAHANRILDALGIRDLFEKIFDIEAMGFVPKPNPEAYQAVLNYAGVRPAECLLIDDMERNLKPAKALGMRTVLIGSGEPAEDSHHAIANIKELNLALHRIVDQN, encoded by the coding sequence ATGATTCCAGTAATTCTGTTCGATCTTGACAACACACTTTATACCGAAGAATGTGGAATTTTTGATCTCATCGACCAACGAATGGATGAATGGCTGATCACGAGACTTCAAGTGCCGCAATCGGAAGTGAGTGATTTTCGCCGGAAATATTTCCTGCGATACGGGACCACTCTTCGGGGGTTGATGCTGCATCATCAAGTCGAACCGATGGACTTCTTGCGTTTCGTTCACGACGTTCCGGTAAAGGATTTTCTTTCGATTGATCTGGATTTGCGGCGAACGCTCGAAGAAATTGTGAGCCGGAAAATCATCTTCACCAACAGTGACGAAGCGCATGCGAATCGCATTCTGGATGCGCTCGGCATTCGGGATCTGTTCGAAAAAATCTTTGATATCGAAGCCATGGGTTTCGTTCCCAAACCGAACCCGGAAGCCTACCAGGCTGTCTTGAACTACGCCGGTGTACGGCCCGCGGAATGTTTGTTAATCGATGACATGGAACGAAATCTGAAACCGGCAAAGGCTCTGGGAATGCGTACGGTGTTGATAGGATCAGGAGAGCCTGCGGAAGATAGTCATCACGCGATTGCCAATATCAAGGAACTGAATCTGGCGCTTCACAGAATTGTGGACCAAAATTAG
- a CDS encoding cyclic nucleotide-binding domain-containing protein, producing the protein MIDQSFLRNVFLFKNLDETENDRISGLLKEENFNEGDIILTEGHAGNALYVIWSGRVRVSRQFDQEFFVLTELGPHDFFGEMSLIDDFPTSATVDALTETTVLKMSREDFKFLTSVDDELTSKIWESIARSLIRRIRKTGELVKMYYGLNKALCENEQFRELYTSWSFHR; encoded by the coding sequence ATGATCGATCAATCTTTTCTGAGGAACGTCTTTCTGTTTAAGAATCTTGATGAAACAGAGAATGACAGGATCAGCGGTCTGCTGAAGGAAGAGAATTTCAATGAAGGGGACATCATTCTTACGGAAGGGCATGCCGGAAACGCTTTGTATGTGATCTGGTCCGGCAGAGTTAGAGTGAGCCGGCAATTCGATCAGGAATTTTTTGTTTTGACCGAATTAGGTCCGCATGATTTTTTCGGAGAGATGTCGCTGATCGACGATTTTCCTACTTCCGCTACGGTTGACGCGCTTACCGAGACCACGGTTCTCAAGATGAGCCGTGAAGATTTTAAGTTCCTTACTTCTGTCGATGATGAGCTCACCTCGAAGATATGGGAGTCTATTGCCCGGAGTCTGATTAGAAGAATCCGCAAGACAGGCGAGCTTGTGAAAATGTACTACGGATTGAACAAGGCTCTTTGTGAAAACGAACAGTTTCGTGAGTTATATACTTCCTGGAGTTTCCACAGATAA
- a CDS encoding Stp1/IreP family PP2C-type Ser/Thr phosphatase yields MISAYGTSDIGRKRQRNEDSYIVNRDINLYVVADGMGGHNAGDVASQTAVKSIENFMVRSHQERELTWPFGIDPKMSFDANRLRTAVKLANHKIWQLADSHQEYTGMGTTAVATVISDDVASLVSVGDSRAYLWREKEVKLLTRDDVWLNETWVRRAFTEEQLQRIPLKNVLSKAIGSKEDIEFPIQEIQLADGDLILLCSDGLHGLVEADQMAAVLKEKEGDLAGVCEALIHLANEAGGKDNITAVVLKFKK; encoded by the coding sequence ATGATCAGTGCTTACGGTACCAGTGACATAGGGAGGAAGCGGCAACGGAACGAAGACTCCTATATCGTGAATCGGGACATTAATCTGTACGTCGTCGCAGATGGAATGGGTGGGCATAACGCTGGAGATGTAGCCTCCCAGACGGCGGTAAAAAGCATTGAAAACTTCATGGTGCGATCTCACCAGGAAAGGGAGCTGACATGGCCATTTGGGATCGATCCCAAAATGAGTTTTGACGCAAACAGGTTGCGGACGGCGGTCAAACTTGCAAATCACAAGATATGGCAACTTGCCGACTCCCATCAGGAATACACAGGCATGGGCACCACAGCTGTGGCGACGGTGATTTCCGATGATGTTGCGTCCCTGGTTTCCGTCGGTGATTCCAGAGCTTATCTATGGCGTGAAAAGGAGGTGAAGCTTCTCACCAGGGACGATGTGTGGCTGAATGAAACATGGGTGCGTCGCGCATTCACCGAAGAACAGTTGCAGCGGATTCCGTTGAAAAATGTGCTCTCCAAAGCGATCGGCTCGAAAGAGGATATTGAATTCCCGATCCAGGAGATTCAGCTGGCCGATGGGGACCTGATTCTTCTTTGCAGTGACGGTCTCCACGGATTGGTCGAAGCTGATCAGATGGCCGCAGTGTTAAAGGAGAAGGAAGGCGATCTTGCGGGTGTCTGCGAAGCACTCATTCACCTTGCCAATGAAGCAGGCGGTAAAGATAACATCACCGCGGTTGTGCTGAAGTTTAAAAAGTAG